The following proteins come from a genomic window of Streptococcus pneumoniae:
- the murC gene encoding UDP-N-acetylmuramate--L-alanine ligase: MSKTYHFIGIKGSGMSALALMLHQMGHKVQGSDVEKYYFTQRGLEQAGITILPFDEKNLDGDMEIIAGNAFRPDNNVEIAYADQNGISYKRYHEFLGSFMRDFVSMGVAGAHGKTSTTGMLSHVLSHITDTSFLIGDGTGRGSANAKYFVFESDEYERHFMPYHPEYSIITNIDFDHPDYFTSLEDVFNAFNDYAKQITKGLFVYGEDAELRKITSDAPIYYYGFEAEGNDFVASDLIRSTTGSTFTVHFRGQNLGQFHIPTFGRHNIMNATAVIGLLYTAGFDLNLVREHLKTFSGVKRRFTEKIVNDTVIIDDFAHHPTEIIATLDAARQKYPSKEIVAVFQPHTFTRTIALLDDFAHALNQADAVYLAQIYGSAREVDHGDVKVEDLANKINKKHQVITVENVSPLLDHDNAVYVFMGAGDIQTYEYSFERLLSNLTSNVQ; encoded by the coding sequence ATGTCAAAGACATATCATTTTATCGGAATTAAGGGATCAGGGATGAGTGCCTTGGCCTTGATGTTGCACCAGATGGGGCACAAGGTTCAGGGATCAGATGTTGAAAAGTACTACTTTACCCAACGCGGTCTTGAGCAGGCAGGAATTACCATTCTTCCTTTTGATGAAAAGAATCTAGACGGTGATATGGAAATTATCGCTGGAAATGCCTTTCGTCCAGATAACAACGTCGAAATTGCCTATGCGGACCAAAATGGTATCAGCTATAAACGTTACCATGAGTTTCTAGGTAGCTTTATGCGTGACTTTGTTAGCATGGGAGTAGCAGGAGCACATGGAAAAACTTCAACGACAGGTATGTTGTCTCATGTCTTGTCTCACATTACAGATACCAGCTTCTTGATTGGAGATGGGACAGGTCGTGGTTCGGCCAATGCCAAATATTTTGTCTTTGAATCTGACGAATATGAGCGTCACTTCATGCCTTACCACCCAGAATACTCTATTATCACCAACATTGACTTTGACCATCCAGATTATTTCACAAGTCTCGAGGATGTTTTCAATGCCTTTAACGACTATGCCAAACAAATCACCAAGGGTCTTTTTGTCTATGGTGAAGATGCTGAATTGCGTAAGATTACGTCTGATGCACCAATTTATTATTATGGTTTTGAAGCTGAAGGCAATGACTTTGTAGCTAGTGATCTTATTCGTTCAACAACTGGTTCAACCTTCACCGTTCATTTCCGTGGACAAAACTTGGGGCAATTCCACATTCCAACCTTTGGTCGTCACAATATCATGAATGCGACAGCCGTTATTGGTCTTCTTTACACAGCAGGATTTGATTTGAACTTGGTGCGTGAGCACTTGAAAACATTTTCCGGTGTTAAACGTCGTTTCACTGAGAAAATTGTCAATGATACAGTGATTATCGATGACTTTGCCCATCATCCAACAGAAATTATTGCGACCTTGGATGCGGCTCGTCAGAAATACCCAAGCAAGGAAATTGTAGCAGTCTTTCAACCGCATACCTTTACAAGAACCATTGCCTTGTTGGACGACTTTGCCCATGCTTTAAACCAAGCAGATGCTGTTTATCTAGCGCAAATTTATGGCTCGGCTCGTGAAGTAGATCATGGTGACGTTAAGGTAGAAGACCTAGCCAACAAAATCAACAAAAAACACCAAGTGATTACTGTTGAAAATGTTTCTCCGCTCCTAGACCATGACAATGCTGTTTACGTCTTTATGGGAGCAGGAGACATCCAAACCTATGAATACTCATTTGAGCGTCTCTTGTCTAACTTGACAAGCAATGTTCAATAG
- a CDS encoding GNAT family N-acetyltransferase, translated as MEIPIKIIQASKSDLPEIGALQTSSFPAEKQQLSHILEESIRKCADTFLLARDENQLLGYILSSPQSDNPQYLKVHSLVIESDHQRQGLGTLLLAALKEVAVDLDYKGIRLESPDELLSYFEMNGFVDEEATLLYATSQGYSMIWFNPFYLEEQ; from the coding sequence ATGGAAATTCCAATTAAGATCATTCAGGCAAGCAAGTCTGATTTGCCTGAGATAGGGGCACTTCAGACCTCGTCTTTTCCAGCTGAAAAGCAGCAACTTTCCCATATTTTAGAAGAAAGTATCCGTAAGTGTGCGGATACCTTTCTTCTAGCTAGGGATGAAAATCAACTTTTAGGCTATATTTTATCAAGTCCCCAGTCAGACAATCCGCAATATCTAAAAGTACATTCTTTAGTCATCGAGTCTGACCATCAGAGACAGGGCTTGGGAACACTTCTTCTTGCAGCCTTGAAAGAGGTGGCAGTTGATCTGGATTACAAAGGGATTCGTTTGGAGAGTCCTGATGAGCTGCTTTCCTATTTTGAAATGAACGGTTTTGTTGATGAAGAAGCAACTTTGCTCTATGCAACTAGCCAGGGCTATAGTATGATTTGGTTTAATCCCTTTTATCTGGAGGAACAATGA
- a CDS encoding GNAT family N-acetyltransferase — MKIRQARLEDLDRIVELEFENFSVEEAIPPSVFEAHLREIQTSFLVAEKEGRIMGYIEGPVGLHRHLQDQSFTEEIKDYSHEPGGYISVTCLSIAKEAQGLGLGQKLLTALKEVALEDERDGINLTCHDYLIAYYEKHGFVNEGQSQSTFAGETWYDMVWEMKK, encoded by the coding sequence ATGAAAATCAGACAAGCAAGATTAGAAGATTTGGATCGGATTGTTGAACTTGAATTTGAAAATTTTTCGGTCGAAGAAGCCATTCCTCCTTCTGTCTTTGAAGCACATTTGAGAGAAATTCAGACCTCTTTTCTGGTTGCTGAAAAAGAAGGAAGAATCATGGGTTATATCGAAGGACCAGTTGGCCTGCACCGCCATCTGCAAGACCAGTCTTTTACAGAAGAAATAAAAGACTATAGTCATGAGCCTGGTGGTTATATCTCTGTGACCTGTCTGTCTATTGCCAAGGAGGCACAGGGACTCGGACTGGGTCAGAAATTGCTGACAGCCTTGAAAGAAGTTGCTCTTGAAGATGAGAGAGATGGCATTAATCTAACCTGTCATGACTATCTCATCGCCTATTATGAAAAACATGGATTTGTCAACGAAGGCCAGTCCCAGTCAACCTTTGCAGGGGAAACATGGTATGATATGGTCTGGGAAATGAAAAAATAA
- the mltG gene encoding endolytic transglycosylase MltG translates to MSEKSREEEKLSFKEQILRDLEKVKGYDEVLKEDEAVVRTPANEPSAEELMADSLSTVEEIMRKAPTVPTHPSQGVPASPADEIQRETPGVPSHPSQDVPSSPAEESGSRPGPGPVRPKKLEREYNETPTRVAVSYTTAEKKAEQAGPETPTPATETVDIISDTSRRSRREGAKPVKPKKEKKSHVKAFVISFLVFLALLSAGGYFGYQYVLDSLLPIDANSKKYVTVGIPEGSNVQEIGTTLEKAGLVKHGLIFSFYAKYKNYTDLKAGYYNLQKSMSTEDLLKELQKGGTDEPQEPVLATLTIPEGYTLDQIAQTVGQLQGDFKESLTAEAFLAKVQDETFISQAVAKYPTLLESLPVKDSGARYRLEGYLFPATYSIKESTTIESLIDEMLAAMDKNLSPYYSTIKSKNLTINELLTIASLVEKEGAKTEDRKLIAGVFYNRLNRDMPLQSNIAILYAQGKLGQNISLAEDVAIDTDIDSPYNVYKNVGLMPGPVDSPSLDAIESSINQTKSDNLYFVADVTEGKVYYANNQEDHDRNVAEHVNSKLN, encoded by the coding sequence TTGAGTGAAAAGTCAAGAGAAGAAGAGAAATTAAGCTTTAAAGAGCAGATTCTGAGAGATTTAGAAAAAGTAAAAGGCTATGATGAAGTTCTGAAAGAAGATGAGGCAGTAGTTCGCACTCCTGCAAATGAACCTTCAGCTGAAGAACTCATGGCTGATTCCTTGTCAACGGTAGAGGAGATTATGAGAAAAGCTCCTACCGTGCCTACTCACCCAAGTCAAGGTGTACCAGCTTCTCCAGCAGATGAGATTCAAAGAGAAACTCCTGGTGTTCCAAGTCATCCAAGTCAAGATGTACCTTCTTCTCCAGCGGAAGAAAGTGGATCAAGACCAGGTCCAGGTCCTGTTAGACCTAAGAAACTTGAAAGAGAATACAATGAAACCCCAACAAGGGTAGCTGTTTCCTATACGACGGCAGAGAAAAAAGCAGAACAAGCAGGTCCAGAAACACCTACGCCTGCTACAGAAACAGTGGATATCATCAGCGATACATCACGTCGTAGCCGTAGAGAAGGAGCAAAACCCGTTAAACCTAAGAAAGAGAAGAAGTCACATGTGAAAGCTTTTGTGATTTCATTCCTTGTATTCCTTGCCTTGCTCTCAGCAGGTGGTTACTTTGGTTACCAGTACGTGCTAGATTCTTTGTTACCTATCGATGCTAATTCTAAGAAATATGTGACGGTTGGAATTCCAGAAGGTTCAAACGTTCAAGAAATCGGTACGACGCTTGAAAAAGCTGGTTTGGTAAAGCATGGTCTGATTTTTAGTTTTTATGCCAAGTATAAAAATTATACCGACTTGAAAGCAGGTTACTACAATTTGCAAAAGAGTATGAGTACAGAAGACTTACTCAAAGAGTTGCAAAAAGGTGGAACAGATGAACCGCAAGAACCTGTACTTGCGACTTTGACAATTCCAGAAGGTTATACCTTGGATCAGATTGCTCAAACTGTGGGTCAATTGCAAGGTGACTTCAAAGAGTCTTTGACAGCGGAGGCTTTCTTGGCTAAAGTTCAAGATGAGACGTTTATCAGTCAAGCAGTAGCGAAATATCCTACTTTACTGGAAAGTTTGCCTGTAAAAGACAGCGGTGCGCGTTATCGTTTGGAAGGATACCTTTTCCCAGCTACATACTCTATCAAGGAAAGCACAACTATTGAGAGCTTGATTGATGAGATGTTAGCTGCTATGGATAAGAACCTATCTCCTTACTATAGTACTATCAAATCTAAAAACTTGACTATCAATGAGTTGTTGACCATTGCTTCCTTGGTCGAAAAAGAAGGTGCCAAGACAGAAGATCGTAAGCTCATTGCAGGTGTATTCTACAATCGTTTAAATCGTGATATGCCACTTCAAAGTAATATTGCAATCTTGTATGCCCAAGGAAAACTGGGGCAAAATATCAGTCTAGCTGAGGATGTTGCGATTGATACCGACATTGATTCACCTTATAATGTTTATAAAAATGTAGGTCTCATGCCTGGTCCAGTCGATAGTCCAAGTCTGGATGCGATTGAGTCAAGCATCAATCAAACTAAGAGCGATAACCTCTACTTTGTAGCAGATGTCACAGAAGGCAAGGTCTACTATGCTAACAATCAAGAAGACCACGACCGCAATGTCGCTGAACATGTCAACAGCAAATTAAACTAA
- the greA gene encoding transcription elongation factor GreA: MAEKTYPMTLEEKEKLEKELEELKLVRRPEVVERIKIARSYGDLSENSEYEAAKDEQAFVEGQISSLETKIRYAEIVNSDAVAQDEVAIGKTVTIQEIGEDEEEVYIIVGSAGADAFAGKVSNESPIGQALIGKKTGDTATIETPVGSYDVKILKVEKTA, encoded by the coding sequence ATGGCAGAAAAAACATATCCTATGACCCTTGAGGAAAAGGAGAAACTTGAAAAAGAATTAGAAGAATTGAAATTGGTTCGTCGACCAGAAGTGGTAGAACGCATTAAGATTGCCCGTTCATACGGTGATCTTTCAGAAAACAGTGAGTACGAAGCAGCTAAGGATGAACAAGCCTTTGTCGAAGGACAAATCTCTAGCTTAGAAACAAAAATCCGCTATGCTGAAATCGTCAATAGCGACGCAGTTGCCCAGGACGAAGTAGCGATTGGTAAAACAGTCACCATCCAAGAAATTGGTGAGGACGAAGAAGAAGTTTATATTATCGTAGGTTCAGCTGGTGCGGATGCCTTTGCAGGTAAGGTTTCAAATGAAAGCCCAATTGGGCAGGCCTTGATTGGCAAGAAAACAGGTGATACAGCAACCATTGAAACGCCTGTTGGTAGCTATGATGTAAAAATCTTGAAGGTTGAAAAAACAGCCTAA
- a CDS encoding GNAT family N-acetyltransferase gives MENKESHKSQEIGNLIRVYNRSKREEAESEPLNLYVEDEKGNLLAGLIAETFGNWLEIEYLFVKEELRGQGIGSKLLQQAESEAKNRNCCFAFVNTYQFQAPDFYQKHGYKEVFSLQDYLYIRQRYYYQKNL, from the coding sequence TTGGAAAATAAGGAATCACATAAATCGCAAGAAATAGGGAATCTGATTCGTGTTTATAACCGTTCAAAAAGAGAAGAGGCTGAAAGTGAGCCACTTAATCTTTATGTCGAAGATGAAAAGGGCAATCTCCTGGCAGGTTTGATAGCAGAGACTTTTGGAAATTGGCTAGAAATCGAGTATTTGTTTGTAAAAGAGGAACTGCGAGGGCAAGGAATCGGTTCAAAACTATTGCAACAGGCAGAAAGTGAAGCTAAGAATCGAAATTGTTGTTTTGCCTTTGTCAATACTTACCAGTTCCAGGCACCGGACTTTTATCAGAAACATGGCTACAAGGAAGTTTTTTCTTTGCAAGACTATCTCTACATTAGGCAAAGATATTATTACCAAAAGAATCTGTAA
- a CDS encoding IS30 family transposase, which yields MQDNYTTKGKHLTIDSRRLIERWKKEGKSNREVASLLGKAPQTIHTEIKRGTVRQCLGKGRFKEVYSADYAQQSYENNRKRSVKKSSLTKELKEKILHYHNQKFSPEMMVMAKGVNVGISTIYYWIHHGKLGLSKQDLPYPRKGKALKKQASTNFKPAGQSIAQRPEAINLRLENGHYEIDTVLLTRAKNYCLLVLTDRKSRHQIIRLIPNKSAEVVNQALKLILKQHKILSITADNGTEFNRLSDVFSEEHIYYAHPYASWERGTNENHNRFIRRWLPKGTKKMTPKEVAFIEKWINNYPKKCLDYKSPREDFWMANLNLKFSKMEIIFIKRFQ from the coding sequence ATGCAAGACAATTATACTACAAAAGGTAAACATTTGACAATCGATAGCCGTCGCTTAATCGAAAGATGGAAAAAAGAAGGAAAATCAAATAGAGAAGTTGCCTCTCTACTTGGAAAAGCTCCTCAAACTATCCACACTGAAATCAAGCGTGGGACAGTCCGACAATGTCTTGGAAAAGGGCGCTTCAAAGAGGTTTATTCTGCCGACTACGCTCAACAGTCTTATGAAAACAATCGCAAGCGCTCGGTCAAGAAATCAAGCTTGACCAAGGAACTAAAGGAAAAGATTCTCCACTATCATAACCAAAAATTTTCGCCTGAAATGATGGTGATGGCTAAAGGGGTTAACGTGGGAATTTCAACCATTTACTATTGGATTCATCATGGAAAATTGGGGTTAAGCAAGCAGGATTTGCCTTACCCTAGAAAAGGAAAAGCGCTTAAGAAACAGGCCAGCACCAACTTTAAACCTGCTGGTCAATCCATCGCACAGCGGCCTGAAGCTATCAATCTTCGCTTGGAGAATGGGCATTATGAGATTGATACGGTTCTACTTACGAGAGCGAAAAACTACTGCTTGCTTGTCTTGACGGATCGAAAGAGTAGACATCAGATCATCCGATTGATTCCAAATAAAAGTGCTGAGGTGGTCAATCAGGCTCTAAAACTCATCTTAAAACAACACAAGATTCTTTCCATCACGGCAGATAATGGAACGGAATTCAATCGCTTGTCTGATGTATTTTCTGAGGAGCACATTTATTATGCGCACCCCTATGCCTCTTGGGAAAGGGGAACTAATGAGAATCACAACAGGTTCATTCGTAGATGGTTACCTAAGGGAACCAAGAAAATGACTCCCAAAGAAGTCGCATTCATCGAAAAGTGGATTAACAACTATCCTAAAAAATGCTTGGACTACAAGTCACCCAGAGAAGACTTCTGGATGGCTAACTTGAACTTGAAATTTAGCAAAATGGAAATAATTTTTATTAAACGCTTCCAATAG
- a CDS encoding F0F1 ATP synthase subunit C, whose amino-acid sequence MNLTFLGLCIACMGVSVGEGLLMNGLFKSVARQPDMLSEFRSLMFLGVAFIEGTFFVTLVFSFIIK is encoded by the coding sequence ATGAATTTAACATTTTTAGGCTTATGTATTGCCTGTATGGGCGTATCTGTCGGTGAAGGTTTATTGATGAATGGACTGTTTAAATCAGTAGCACGCCAACCAGATATGCTTTCTGAGTTTCGTAGTTTGATGTTTTTAGGTGTTGCCTTTATTGAAGGAACTTTCTTTGTAACTCTTGTCTTCTCATTTATTATCAAATAA
- the atpB gene encoding F0F1 ATP synthase subunit A produces MEESINPIISIGPVIFNLTMLAMTLLIVGVIFVFIYWASRNMTLKPKGKQNVLEYVYDFVIGFTEPNIGSRYMKDYSLFFLCLFLFMVIANNLGLMTKLQTIDGTNWWSSPTANLQYDLTLSFLVILLTHIESVRRRGFKKSIKSFMSPVFVIPMNILEEFTNFLSLALRIFGNIFAGEVMTSLLLLLSHQAIYWYPVAFGANLAWTAFSVFISCIQAYVFTLLTSVYLGNKINIEEE; encoded by the coding sequence ATGGAAGAAAGTATTAATCCAATCATCTCTATTGGTCCTGTTATCTTCAATCTGACTATGTTAGCCATGACTTTGTTGATTGTGGGAGTTATTTTTGTCTTTATTTATTGGGCAAGCCGCAATATGACCTTGAAACCCAAAGGAAAGCAAAATGTACTTGAGTATGTCTATGACTTTGTTATTGGATTTACAGAACCTAACATTGGTTCGCGCTACATGAAAGATTACTCACTCTTTTTCCTTTGTTTATTCCTTTTCATGGTGATTGCCAATAACCTTGGCTTAATGACAAAGCTTCAAACGATCGATGGGACTAACTGGTGGAGTTCGCCAACCGCTAATTTACAGTATGACTTAACCTTATCTTTTCTTGTCATTTTGTTGACACATATAGAAAGCGTTCGTCGTCGTGGATTTAAAAAAAGTATAAAATCTTTTATGAGTCCTGTTTTTGTCATACCGATGAATATCTTGGAAGAATTTACAAACTTCTTATCTTTGGCTTTGCGGATTTTTGGGAATATCTTTGCAGGAGAGGTCATGACGAGTTTGTTACTTCTTCTTTCCCACCAAGCTATTTATTGGTATCCAGTAGCCTTTGGAGCTAATTTGGCTTGGACTGCATTTTCTGTCTTTATTTCCTGCATCCAAGCTTATGTTTTTACTCTTTTGACATCTGTGTATTTAGGGAATAAGATTAATATTGAAGAGGAATAG
- the atpF gene encoding F0F1 ATP synthase subunit B, giving the protein MHVTVGELIGNFILITGSFILLLVLIKKFAWSNITGIFEERAEKIASDIDRAEEARQKAEVLAQKREDELAGSRKEAKTIIENAKETAEQSKANILADAKLEAGHLKEKANQEIAQNKVEALQSVKGEVADLTISLAGKIISQNLDSHAHKALIDQYIDQLGEA; this is encoded by the coding sequence ATGCACGTAACAGTAGGTGAATTAATTGGTAATTTTATTTTAATCACTGGCTCTTTTATTCTTTTGCTAGTCTTGATTAAAAAATTTGCATGGTCTAATATTACAGGCATTTTCGAAGAAAGAGCTGAAAAAATTGCTTCAGATATTGACAGAGCTGAAGAAGCCCGTCAAAAAGCAGAAGTATTGGCTCAAAAACGCGAAGATGAATTGGCTGGTAGCCGTAAAGAAGCTAAGACAATCATTGAAAATGCAAAGGAAACAGCTGAGCAAAGTAAGGCTAATATCTTAGCAGATGCTAAACTAGAAGCAGGACACTTAAAAGAAAAAGCCAATCAAGAAATTGCTCAAAATAAAGTAGAAGCTTTACAGAGTGTTAAGGGTGAGGTCGCAGATTTGACCATCAGCTTAGCTGGTAAAATCATCTCACAAAACCTTGACAGTCATGCCCATAAAGCACTCATTGATCAGTATATCGATCAGCTAGGAGAAGCTTAA
- a CDS encoding F0F1 ATP synthase subunit delta yields MDKKTVKVIEKYSMPFVQLVLEKGEEDRIFSDLTQIKQVVEKTGLPSFLKQVAVDESDKEKTIAFFQDSVSPLLQNFIQVLAYNHRANLFYDVLVDCLNRLEKETNRFEVTITSAHPLTDEQKTRLLPLIEKKMSLKVRSVKEQIDESLIGGFVIFANHKTIDVSIKQQLKVVKENLK; encoded by the coding sequence ATGGACAAGAAAACAGTAAAGGTAATTGAAAAATACAGCATGCCTTTTGTCCAATTGGTACTTGAAAAAGGAGAAGAAGACCGTATCTTTTCAGACTTGACTCAAATCAAGCAAGTTGTTGAAAAAACAGGTCTGCCTTCTTTTTTAAAACAAGTGGCAGTAGACGAGTCGGATAAGGAAAAAACAATTGCTTTTTTCCAAGATTCTGTGTCGCCTTTATTACAAAACTTTATCCAGGTTCTGGCCTACAATCACAGAGCAAATCTTTTTTATGATGTGCTTGTAGATTGCTTGAACCGACTTGAAAAAGAAACAAATCGATTTGAAGTGACGATTACGTCTGCTCATCCTCTAACTGATGAACAGAAGACTCGTTTGCTCCCTTTGATTGAGAAAAAAATGTCTCTGAAAGTAAGGAGTGTAAAAGAACAAATCGATGAAAGTCTCATTGGTGGTTTTGTCATTTTTGCCAATCACAAGACAATTGATGTGAGTATTAAACAACAACTTAAAGTTGTTAAAGAAAATTTGAAATAG